TACGCTAAACCTGCTCTAACATATTCTAGCCTATGCtaaacctaccctaacctacgctaaacctgctctaacctaccctaacctgctctaacatATTCTAGTCTATGCTAAACCTActctaacctgctctaacctaagctaaacctaccctaacctgtTCTAACATATTCAAGCCTATGCTCAACCTgctctaacctaccctaacctgctTTAACATATTCTAGCCTATGCtaaacctaccctaacctgctctaacatATTCAAGCCTATGCTAAACCTACTCTAACCTAAGCTAAACCTACCCCAACCTGCTCTAACCTACCGTTAAACCTACTTTAACATATTCTAGCCTATCCTAAACCTActctaacctgctctaacctaTTCTAGCCTACCCTACACCTACTCTACtctaccctaacctaccctaaacCTACTCTTacctaccctaacctgctctaacctaTTCTAGCCTACCCTACACCTACTCTACtctaccctaacctgctctcACTCATAGAACCTCATCTTCACCGCTACCCTTTGGGCCGTTTACCACAGTCCAACAACAGTTGACTAGTTGCCACGGTCAGAGGGGGCAGAGTTGAACTCCCACTCACCTTTTCCAAATGTCAGTATTGGGATTCAGGGACGGCTGTCTGCTGCTAAACTAGTTAAACTAGTGGGAGCTCATTATGGATCTGGAATCATGGACGTTCAGATGTTAAACTACTGGATGTTTTGTGATTCACAGCAgctgttgtatttatttttcagtatgATGGAATTCCCTCTGGTGACCTGCTGGAGCCTGGGTTAGCACTAGGTTACCAGCAGTTACTGGTTGGAAagcttctgtctgcaggtcaACCAAGTCTCAATGAGATGTAGCACAAGTGCAGATCAAAGACCTGCTCCAGGTCCAGGGGCTAGAGCGGGACACCTCTGGGCCCATTGTGGCCCAGCTCCAGCGCCGCCTGCTCTTAATAAAACCAAGGGTCGGTCCCCTGgcgctctgcccccccccctataGTGCACGTGCACACTAGGTGACCGTGTGTTGTTTGTTCCGGCCTGAAATGGAGCCCCCCCCATATGGAGGAGGTCATGGCCTGATGGTCTTTGTGGTGTGTTCTCAGAGGCCACCTGTATCACAGAGATGTCCGTCCTGATGGCCTGCTGGAAGCAGAACAACTTTGTGGACAGCCTGTGCTTCAGAGAGATGACGTCCTTTTACACCTGCGTCAACAAGGCTCAGGTGAGTCCCGACTGACCCGGGGCTCCTGCTCCCAGCTTCCTCAGGTCCCAGACCCTGGAGGCCACGACAGGGGCTCATGAGGTGGCCTGAAGCCGATGACGGTTTGGGTAATTATAGTTTGGTTGGTATTGAATAGCATTTATTAAAAGGTGAGATGTGGAACGAGAGGGGGTCTTTAACAAACGAGCCACAACAATCACCAACCATAGTTGTGTGTTGTTTGATTTCTACTCAAGGTTTTCATGGTTGTCTAGTTTCTGATTCGATATAATTAAATTTTGCCACTATTAAGAAACACGTCGTCATCCTATTGATGCTGCTTGATGGGTTAACCAAGTTAAGGCTATAATAAACCCGCTCTAAACGGTTCTGCTGAACCCTGGACCGGGACTGACGTGTCTGTTTTTGACAGGCTGCCGTGAAGAACCAGTCCAGCCTGCAGGGGGGGCGTCTGCCACCCAAACAAGTCAACACTCTGCTCAAAAGATTCCCCAACGTGACCTCTGAGATCTGACGAGTGGATCTCTGAGGACGGCTGAGTTCTGAGCGTCTGGACCGCTCGGTCCCGAACTGCTGCCACACCCAAAGACTGCTCCTGGTTCCGGACTTTATTTATTGTCACGTTTGTGTTCTCCATGTACGGTGGAATAAGATCCGACTCTTTGTTTGTCCCGAGTTCCCTCTGAAATAGTTAACAAGGTGATGTCTGAGCGTGGCCTCACCTCGGCACGTTAGCTGCAGCGGCTAATGGGCTAGCTGTGGCGGCTAATGGGCTAGCTGTGGCGGCTAACGGGCTAGCTGTGGCGCCTGCCTGGTGGAGCTCCAGAGGGGGGGTGGCCCCCCTGCACGGTCGTCCGGTTTCTGAACCATTACAAGACGGGTCAAAGGTGGACGACGAGGGACGGGCTGGGAAAGCTGAGCGCCATTTCCTAACGGCTGCCTCAAACACAAGGTCTCAGCTCTGCACGCGTAGCGGTCCCAGTCTCCTTCTGCCCCCGCCCCGGGTTCCTGCCCCCGCCCAGAACGTGCACGCTAGGTTGTCCCTGTAGGCGAGTGTGTTGGTGACTGGTGCTAAATGTCCTGGAGTTGTCCCCCCAGAGCATGGACATGGACCCAGGCATGGACCCCGGCTCACTTTAGGAGGCTCTGCAGGAGATTGACCGTTTATCcagatgtgcagatgtgcaCAGCTCGGAGCATCATTGTCCAAAGGACCGGCAGCCGGAGGACTCGGGACAGGGTCCTTGTATTAACGCAGACTCTTCtttttcaataaatgtgtccaaAGTTCTGTTGTGGCGTTGTCATTCTGGGGTTCTGAGCGCTGGTTGATGGAGAATAAGGTGGAATAACGGGATGGAAATGAAAACCTTTGGAGAATCCAGCACATTATTATGGTTGGACCTTGGGGCCCGGTGAGGCTGAGCCGGTCCTGATGGTgtcatcagaaccagaaccaggggTGCTGCTAAACAGGCAATGATGTCACTTCCACGGGGTTCTGCCCCGGACCTTCAGCCCAAGATTCTGTTTgaggtaacagcctgtcagggtaataacctgtcagggtaacagcctgtcagggtaacaacctgtcagggtaacagcctgtcagggtaacagcctgtcagggtaataacctgtcagggtaacagcctgtcagggtaacaacctgtcagggtaacagcctgtcagggtaataacctgtcagggtaccagcctgtcagggtaacagcctgtcagggtaataacctgtcggtaataacctgtcagggtaataacctgtcagggtaacagcctgtcagggtaataacctgtcagggtaacagcctgtcagggtaataacctgtcagggtaccagcctgtcagggtaacagcctgtcagggtaataacctgtcggtaataacctgtcagggtaataacctgtcagggtaataacctgtcagggtaataacctgtcagggtaccaacctgtcagggtaacaggctgttagggtaataacctgtcagggtaatagcctgtcagggtaacagcctgtcagggtaataacctgtcagggtaccagcctgtcagggtaacagcctgtcagggtaatagcctgtcagggtaataacctgtcggtaataacctgtcagggtaacagcctgtcagggtaataacctgtcagggtaataacctgtcagggtaacagcctgtcagggtaataacctgtcagggtaacagcctgtcagggtaataacctgtcagggtaataacctgtcagggtaacagcctgtcagggtaataacctgtcaggttaacagcctgtcagggtaataacctgtcagggtaacagcctgtcagggtaataacctgtcagggtaacagcctgtcagggtaataacctgtcagggtaacagcctgtcagggtaacagcctgtcagggtaataacctgtcagggtaccaacctgtcagggtaataacctgtcagggtaacagcctgtcagggtaccaacctgtcagggtaataacctgtcagggtaacagcctgtcagggtaataacctgtcagggtaccaacctgtcagggtaacagcctgtcagggtaataacctgtcagggtaccaacctgtcagggtaacagcctgtcagggtaccagcctgtcagggtaataacctgtcagggtaccaacctgtcagggtaacaggctgttagggtaataacctgtcagggtaataacctgtcagggtaacagcctgtcagggtaataacctgtcagggtaccagcctgtcagggtaacagcctgtcagggtaataacctgtcggtaataacctgtcagggtaacagcctgtcagggtaataacctgtcagggtaataacctgtcagggtaacaggctgttagggtaataacctgtcagggtaatagcctgtcagggtaacagcctgtcagggtaataacctgtcagggtaccagcctgtcagggtaacagcctgtcagggtaataacctgtcagggtaacagcctgtcagggtaataacctgtcagggtaccaacctgtcagggtaataacctgtcagggtaacagcctgtcagggtaataacctgtcagggtaccaccctgtcagggtaataacctgtcagggtaccaacctgtcagggtaacaggctgttagggtaataacctgtcagggtaacagcctgtcagggtaataacctgtcagggtaccagcctgtcagggtaataacctgtcggtaataacctgtcagggtaacagcctgtcagggtaataacctgtcggtaataacctgtcagggtaacagcctgtcagggtaataacctgtcggtaataacctgtcagggtaacagcctgtcagggtaataacctgtcagggtaataacctgtcagggtaccagcctgtcagggtaacagcctgtcagggtaataacctgtcagggtaataacctgtcagggtaacaggcTGTTCTAtggacaggctgttaccctgacacactgttaccctgacaggttgttTTATGGATTATATTGATCATTTGGAGGCTGCTTGCATCACTAGACAGCGCTGATCAGGCAGCACCATCAGACACATCACACCCAGACATGCcgagtgttgttgttgttgttgtcaacAAGGCCCGGTATCGGCACCATGGTGACAGTACCGCtggacagaccccccccccccccccccgggcgcTAAAGATGGATACTCGAACTCTGATTAGCAGCTCATCCTTTATTGCCAAGTCCTTCTGAGGAGTCCTCGGAACGGGAGGTGATCGCGTGCCGATCCCGCCGCGTGCTGCACACCAGCCGCTGAAGCCGgaagctgtgatcagctgatggaggaggtgcGCTAGCAGAGGTGAGACACCTTCAGCCGGCAAAGCGACCGTAAAAACGGACAAAAATCGGGCTTCCGCGTGGCATGTCAGGTAGAAACGGCAGTATCTATCGGCCAAGGCGCTGACGGCCGGAGGGCAGGACAACTATGGACGGATGAGACTTTGTCGAGCAGGCGGTTGTCTTTGagcagctgttagcattagcagagctCGGATACAAAGAACGGAAAACACTCGGCTAGAAGCGCGGATCCCCGGCGGTGCGCGGCTTTACACGGGCTGACAAATGTCCACAACAGTGCAGGGAGAGTCCGGGAAGGCAACCGCGAAGCTCACGGCGCTGGTTCATGGAGAGAAATAGCGAAGAGTTCGAGTTAGCAGCGCACGGTTAGCTTCGGTGGCTAGAGGAAGCTAACGCGCAGCACTCAGAAGCTAACCCGAAGTGAGCGGACCTGTTGTTGACTTCAGCTACATTTTAGCACAATCGTAAGCACCTTCGGTCGATGACAGCTTTTTATTCCCACTATGCAGCTATCGAGAAAGTTAGCCGTCAACCTGCCGCGGCTCGTCAGCTCGTTTagcggggagaggagaggctaaAGACGGCTTGGGAACGCGGCGAGCTCTCGTCAGGCGTCCACTCCGCTACCGCATCCTAATCTCGGGTAATCCACGGGAATACCCCGCGATGGCCGGAACACAGCCTCCCTGGCGGAATTAAACCGCACTTAATGACGTCACGGCGGCTCTGTGCGGTTCATTATCGGCTCGAGCGTTTTTGGAAGCAACATTGAGTCCGTTCGGGAGCGACGGGAATGACGCCCGGACGCCCGTAGACGCTGCAGTGTAGCtgtgttgtgcagcagcagcagcagcagcagctgtgtgtgtgtgcgtgcgtgcgtgcgtgagcgtgcgtgagGGCCCAGCGGTAAGCCTCTCAGCTGTGTgtctcccctcccccagcacaACTCCTCACTTTTCCCGACTATCGGGCACTTTTGTGTGTTCGGTCCGTCGCTTTCGCCTCTCGGAAAAGGCTGAAACCCGCTGGAAACGTGGATGTGATGGAACTTATGTTCGCCGAGTGGGAGGACGGGGAGAGGTTCTCCTTCGAAGACTCGGACCGGTTCGAGGAAGACTCCCTGTGCTCGTTCATCTCCGAGGCCGAGAGTCTGTGTCAGAACTGGCGAGGCTGGAGGAAGCAGTCCGCTGGACCCAACTCCCCGACCGTCCGGAACAAAGGTAGGACCTCCGGGCCCGAGCATCAGCACCTGTTGATCCGAACCCGCCTCTGTCTCCGGGTCACCTTCTGAAGGTCCTTGTGAAGGGCTAAACCCGGAGCAGGGCTGCTATCGGACCGAGACGTGAGAAGGTTCCGTTGGAAAATGATTCTAGAATTCCAAAGCTGTTGAAATGCCGACCAGACTAATAATTCCTCCGGTTAAAGAAAAGAGTCAGTTTCTCTCTCTGGGTCAGAAACAGGGTCCCTGGAGGTGGTGGTTCTAGCTGTGGGCCTCGCTCCGTCCCCCTTTAGGGGGGAGGGACGCTAGTTTGGTGCTGGAGCTGATTTGGAGCTGCCTTGCtcctgggctagggttagggttagggctctgGGAACGTCTGACAGCAGCCCAGACTGGCTGGAATGGTGGCAGTGGACCCCCCAGGCCAGGCCAGCCCCCGCTGCCTTtatctggtggtggggggggggggggttaggcgaaccctaaccctgagatCAAGAGTGTCTCCAGGAGAGTTGCAGGAAGCCGCGGTCGGACTCCCAAACCGGCGGCTTCATGCAACATTCAGCCttgaacaggaggaaacctgtaGCAGAACCAGCCTGATGACTGACTGGGGGGGGCATCATACAGAACAACCACAGTGTTGCACTGACTGTGGGTAAAGACACTGGCTGCAACTAGTTATAGTTAGTGGTCGAGGTGAAAACTTTAACCTTAAATACAGGTGCTCCAGGGTCCTTGGGTGTGAGTCCAGGTCCAGTTCAGTGACCCCCTCACTTCCTGGTCCACACCTTTTGGTCCGTCTCAAATTGGTCCCCCCCATAGCCCCCCCGATCTGAACCGCCCTCATCACTGAGGGCCTGGTCACCCTTCACACCCTCTCCACCACTCCATGTGACCGCCATCAGGCACACCCTCAGGCCAGAACCACCGGCACACAACATTGACAACAAATGTTTCATTCCCCCTACCAGAACCACTgggaacaacaggaagtgttcaggaGTGGTTCTGATGTGGGTCAGGATTGGTTCTGATGCGGGTCAGGAGTGGTTCTGATGCGGTTCTGATGCCTGTTTTTCTGTGATGACTTCAGAAAGTTGTAAATATGTCTGTTGACCTCTGCCCTGTTTAGGGCACAAAGTGAAGtctacccacccctccctctacCCCTCCACCCGTTCAcccccatccacccctccacccctccactcacccTTCCCtctacccctccacccctccactcacccctccctccacccctctacCTCTCCACCTGTCCACTCCCTATCGacccatccacccctccctctacCCCTCCACTCACCCTTCCCTCtacccctccaccccaccccacccccccctccacccctccacccccctccctccacctctccaagACCTCCTGATGGTGTCAGATTCCTGCCCAACCTTCCTCTTTGCCTCTTTGCTTGTGTCCCTCAGATGGTCACGTGATCCCACTGGTGGAGTTGTCAGCCAAGCAGGTGGCGTTCCACATCCCGTTTGAGGTGGTGGAGAAGGTCTACCCCCCTGtcccagagcagctgcagctccgcaTCGCCTACTGGAGCTTCCCAGAGAATGAGGAGGACATCAGGTGAGAGCTCTTCTGTAGCTTCAGGTCTCAGCTCCTGTGATGAAGCTGAGGGTTCAGGTGTCTGCAGCACCTTTTCCTAAAATCAGGGGAACATGCTTCCATAAGGAACCCATGCAGCTCTTTCCAGATGTGGGGTCCTCGACATGCAATGCAGCCTGGCTGATGCTCAGATCCTTCAGGTAGTGGGAAGCTGCTTCTGGCCTGAATAGAGCAGCTGAGAGTTGTTCCCTAATGTTCATTGAAGCCCATCCTGGTCCCAACCAACCCTCAGGACCAGGAATGCTACTCAAGCTGGAAGCTTCTGAAGGTGCTTtggctgtgcacgtgtgtgcatgaACTCTACACAGCTAGCATCTACACGCTGATCCAACAACCTTCGGAGGAGCTGCAGTGACTCAAGGATACTTGAGCTGCGACCACAGACGCCCGCGGCCGCAGAAGGCCCTTCCTGTCTCTGGACCTCCGGTCTCTGGACCTCCTGTCTCTGGACCTCCGGTCTCTGGACCTCCGGTCTCTGGACCTCCTGtcttcctcccacagctgctccactgcTACATGTTCCATTCTGAACTCCTCCAGCCAAAGACCTCAGCACCACTTGGGCTGTGTCCTTGTGTTCTGCTgccccacgtgcacgcacacaccaacTGGCTGGTAAACGGGTCCTGCATAAGTGCAGGTACCATCCCCAGAACCATCATGGACAGCAGGTGGTCATAAAGCCCATCAGGAGGTTTTCCTGTCTAAGAGTGAGGCCATCGTGTCCTGCATGTCAGAGGGTCGTGGGGCtgaaacccatgtcctcctctgctctaggatatataaacccatgtcctcctctgctgtaggctatataaacccatgtcctcctctgctctaggatatataaacccatgtcctctgctgtaggctatataaacccatgtcctcctctgctctagggtatataaacccatgtcctcctctgctctagggtatataaacccatgtcctcctctgctctagggtatataaacccatgtcctctgctgtagggtatataaacccatgtcctctgctgtagggtatataaacccatgtcctctgctgtagggtatataaacccatgtcctcctctgctctagggtatataaacccatgtcctcctctgctctagggtatataaacccatgtcctctgctCGAGgatatataaacccatgtcctcctctgctctagggtatataaacccatgtcctcctctgctctagggtatataaacccatgtcctcctctgctgtagggtatataaacccatgtcctcctctgctctagggtatataaacccatgtcctctgctgtagggtatataaacccatgtcctcctctgctctaggatatataaacccatgtcctcctctgctctagggtatataaacccatgtcctctgctgtagggtatataaacccatgtcctcctctgctgtagggtatataaacccatgtcctcctctgctgtagggtatataaacccatgt
This sequence is a window from Takifugu rubripes unplaced genomic scaffold, fTakRub1.2, whole genome shotgun sequence. Protein-coding genes within it:
- the LOC101067196 gene encoding coiled-coil-helix-coiled-coil-helix domain-containing protein 1, with translation MAAQGGGIVFQEKVSRLLARGNGRPVLKPNKKLVLGDSVANRRLGKGEATCITEMSVLMACWKQNNFVDSLCFREMTSFYTCVNKAQAAVKNQSSLQGGRLPPKQVNTLLKRFPNVTSEI